From Oryza sativa Japonica Group chromosome 4, ASM3414082v1, one genomic window encodes:
- the LOC4336919 gene encoding uncharacterized protein → MARLLSRTLALARADSAAVPSYGRLHVRGVSSKVEFIEIDLSSEDAPSSSSSSGVEGGGFGPREMGMRRLEDAIHGVLVRRAAPEWLPFVPGGSYWVPEMRRGVAADLVGTAVRSAIGAAWNAEAMTEEEMMCLTTMRGWPSEAYFVEGKFSHPVESSRKVATQTDEEES, encoded by the exons atGGCTCGCCTCCTCTCGCGAACCCTAGCCTTGGCCCGCGCGGACTCCGCCGCGGTGCCCTCCTACGGCCGCCTCCATGTCCGTGGTGTCTCATCGAAGGTGGAGTTCATCGAGATCGACCTGTCGTCGGAGGACgccccctcctcgtcgtcctcgtccggCGTCGAGGGGGGCGGCTTCGGGCCGCGGGAGATGGGGATGCGGCGACTGGAGGACGCCATCCACGGGGTACTcgtgcggcgggcggcgccggagTGGCTCCCCTTCGTGCCGGGAGGATCCTACTGGGTCCCGGAGATGCGGCGCGgggtcgccgccgacctcgtgGGCACCGCCGTCCGCAGCGCGATTGGCGCCGCCTGGAACGCGGAGGCGAtgacggaggaggagatgatGTGCCTCACCACCATGCGCGGGTGGCCGTCGGAGGCTTACTTCGTCGAAG GGAAATTTTCTCATCCAGTGGAGAGTTCAAGAAAAGTTGCTACTCAAACTGATGAAGAGGAAAGCTAA
- the LOC4336921 gene encoding putative RNA methyltransferase At5g10620, with translation MAVSPWSCRCGVSRSPGKSRGAPAPSSPDKRSKYSAQSVRAMPMRVLTVGKKRSRGAQLIVEEYKEKLGYYCDIEDTLIKSNPKLTSDVKVQVEAEDMAMMLQLKPEDFVVVLDENGKDVTSEQVADLVGDAGNTGSSRLTFCIGGPYGFGLQVRERADATIRLSSMVLNHQVALIVLMEQLYRAWTIIKGQKYHH, from the exons ATGGCGGTGTCGCCGTGGAGCTGCCGCTGTGGGGTCAGCCGCTCCCCCGGAAAGAGCAGAGGCGCACCGGCACCTTCTTCTCCTG ACAAGAGATCCAAGTACTCGGCACAATCAGTG AGAGCAATGCCTATGCGTGTGCTAACAGTTGGAAAGAAGAGGTCTCGAGGGGCACAGCTCATTGTTGAAGAATACAAGGAGAAGCTTGGTTACTACTGTGATATTGAGGACACACTTATCAAATCCAACCCAAAACTCACAAG TGATGTTAAGGTGCAAGTGGAGGCAGAAGACATGGCAATGATGCTGCAGCTCAAGCCTGAAGACTTC GTGGTTGTGCTGGATGAAAACGGGAAGGATGTCACGTCTGAGCAGGTAGCTGATCTGGTCGGGGATGCTGGGAACACG GGGTCGTCAAGGCTCACATTTTGTATTGGTGGACCGTATGGTTTTGGGCTACAAGTGCGAGAGCGTGCAGATGCAACAATTAGACTATCCTCAATGGTTTTGAATCATCAAGTTGCCTTGATAGTTCTAATGGAGCAGCTCTACAG GGCATGGACTATAATCAAAGGACAGAAGTATCACCACTAG
- the LOC4336920 gene encoding uncharacterized protein gives MAEADAQTQSRAHSSTAAPVAGETAGEPVGFPQNGAINGAPLMFPVMYPMLMTGMHPQQSLDDQAQGPGIYAIQQNQFMGSTLMPLTYRIPTESVGAVAGEEQAQDARQQHGPQRQVVVRRFHFAFQLDLALIIKLAAVVFLFSQEGSKQRLFLLILFASVIYLYQTGAITPLLRWLQRAGGAAARPPQAPARPENRAPLAAQNDGNVQPPGGNLADPANNDQAAENQEPGAAAANENQQEVDGEGNRRNWLGGVFKEVQLIVVGFVASLLPGFQHND, from the exons ATGGCGGAAGCCGACGCGCAAACCCAGAGCCGCGCCCactcctcgacggcggcgccggtggcgggggAGACGGCCGGCGAACCAGTCGGGTTTCCCCAG AATGGCGCTATAAATGGGGCTCCTTTGATGTTTCCGGTGATGTACCCTATGCTTATGACGGGTATGCATCCTCAGCAGAGCCTGGATGATCAGGCTCAGGGTCCAGGGATCTATGCCATACAGCAGAATCAATTCATGGGGAGTACTCTCATGCCACTCACTTACAGGATTCCAAC GGAAAGTGTCGGTGCTGTGGCTGGTGAAGAGCAAGCACAGGATGCTAGGCAACAACATGGCCCTCAGAGACAAGTTGTTGTGAGGAGGTTTCACTTTGCTTTTCAGCTTGACTTGGCCCTGATCATCAAGTTAGCAGCAGTTGTCTTTCTGTTTAGCCAGGAAGGATCAAAACAAAGGCTGTTTCTTCTCATACTGTTTGCCTCAGTGATTTACTT ATATCAAACTGGCGCAATTACACCTTTACTAAGATGGCTGCAGCGAGCAGGAGGTGCTGCTGCTCGTCCTCCACAGGCTCCAGCTCGCCCAGAGAATCGTGCTCCGCTAGCTGCCCAGAATGATGGCAATGTTCAACCGCCTG GGGGAAATCTTGCAGACCCAGCAAACAATGACCAAGCTGCAGAGAACCAGGAACCAGGGGCAGCAGCTGCTAATGAGAACCAGCAAGAAGTCGATGGAGAAGGGAACAGGCGCAATTGGCTTGGAGGCGTCTTTAAAGAGGTCCAATTGATTGTTGTAGGGTTTGTTGCATCACTTCTCCCTGGCTTTCAGCACAATGACTAG
- the LOC4336922 gene encoding probable plastid-lipid-associated protein 8, chloroplastic yields the protein MSASAAPTHIRFSSAAPPSAAALRRPRRRCATPVRCSLAAAPGLRAPPELIDSILSKVKGTDRGVLLPKDGHQEVADVALQLAKYCIDDPVKSPLIFGEWEVVYCSVPTSPGGLYRTPLGRLIFKTDEMAQVVQAPDVVKNKVSFSVFGFDGAVSLKGKLNVLDGKWIQVIFEPPEVKVGSLGFQYGGESEVKLEITYVDEKIRLGKGSRGSLFVFMRR from the exons ATGTCGGCTTCTGCGGCGCCCACGCACATCcgcttctcctccgccgcacctccatcggccgccgctctccggcggcctcgccgccggtgcGCCACGCCCGTCCGATGCTCCCTCGCCGCAGCGCCGGGTCTCCGGGCGCCGCCTGAGCTCATCGACTCCATCCTCTCCAAG GTGAAGGGAACTGACCGTGGAGTTTTGCTGCCCAAAGATGGGCATCAGGAAGTTGCTGATGTCGCACTACAGCTTGCCAAGTACTGCATAGACGATCCTGTCAAGTCTCCACTAATATTTGGAG AGTGGGAGGTTGTGTACTGCTCAGTACCGACATCACCGGGAGGGCTCTACCGGACTCCTCTCGGCCGCCTGATATTCAAAACCGATGAGATGGCTCAGGTGGTGCAAGCGCCTGATGTTGTAAAAAACAAGGTGTCCTTCTCTGTCTTTGGTTTCGATGGTGCGGTATCTCTGAAAG GCAAGCTGAATGTGCTGGATGGTAAGTGGATTCAGGTCATATTCGAGCCACCAGAAGTGAAGGTAGGCTCCCTGGGGTTTCAGTATGGTGGCGAGAGCGAAGTTAAGCTGGAGATCACCTATGTCGACGAGAAGATCAGGCTGGGAAAAGGATCAAGAGGCTCGCTCTTCGTCTTCATGAGACGATGA